From one Cyprinus carpio isolate SPL01 chromosome B3, ASM1834038v1, whole genome shotgun sequence genomic stretch:
- the LOC122136668 gene encoding uncharacterized protein LOC122136668: MRKQSKEFVVQQYLDQNYSSMLHIFTDGSKDPISGNSSAAVYIQRLQVKIQKRITHFVSVFTTELIAILLAIQWVEEVKPTRVVICTDSLSALNSLISEQSTSGRNLIYEVLINLLRIQEMGIDLRFLWVPAHVGVLWNEIVDKLAKQALKFMNVEVQIPLSKAEIKGRIKEHMNKKWQEMWDNNLKGRHLYNIQKQVGKGRICFTNRKEDIIITRLRIGHSGLNHSLFIIGKHQSGLCTTCSKAENIEHELLHCALYSKEREELFKKLRNMGIINFTISNLLSCASRQSSTMREILRYLKITGLESRI, translated from the coding sequence ATGAGAAAACAATCTAAGGAGTTTGTTGTTCAACAATATCTAGACCAAAATTACTCTTCAATGCTCCATATCTTCACAGATGGCTCTAAAGATCCTATATCAGGAAATTCATCTGCAGCTGTATATATCCAAAGATTACAAGTCAAAATTCAGAAAAGGATAACTCATTTTGTATCAGTCTTCACAACAGAGCTAATAGCAATTTTATTAGCTATTCAATGGGTGGAGGAAGTTAAGCCTACTAGGGTAGTCATCTGTACTGATTCCTTGTCagctttaaatagtttaataagtGAACAATCAACATCAGGGAGGAATTTAATCTATGAAGTACTTATAAATCTGCTTAGGATTCAGGAAATGGGTATAGACCTGAGGTTCCTATGGGTACCTGCACATGTAGGAGTACTATGGAATGAGATCGTCGATAAACTGGCCAAACAAGCATTGAAATTTATGAACGTTGAGGTACAAATTCCACTGAGCAAAGCAGAAATAAAAGGAAGAATTAAAGAACACATGAATAAAAAGTGGCAGGAAATGTGGGACAATAATTTAAAGGGCAGACACCTATACAATATTCAAAAACAAGTTGGCAAAGGGAGAATATGTTTTACCAATAGAAAAGAAGACATAATAATTACTCGACTTCGAATTGGACATTCTGGTTtaaatcattcattattcataatAGGGAAACATCAGTCAGGATTATGTACAACATGCAGTAAAGCAGAGAATATTGAGCATGAACTTCTACATTGTGCATTATATTCCAAAGAAAGAGAAGAGTTATTTAAGAAACTGAGAAACATgggaataattaattttactatatCAAATCTGTTAAGTTGTGCCTCGAGGCAGTCAAGTACTATGAGAGAAATTCTTAGGTATCTGAAGATAACAGGATTGGAAAGCAGAATATAA